In the Apium graveolens cultivar Ventura unplaced genomic scaffold, ASM990537v1 ctg3371, whole genome shotgun sequence genome, one interval contains:
- the LOC141701118 gene encoding putative F-box protein At3g10240: MARSKQLKRLKRSLPTDIVIEVFYLLPVMSLLRCKSVCKYWLSIIEDPEFIKIQMAKKKSSLFMISNNELFKSPPQFPCKDFQYYLRVPVHLRVVDETFRNHSYLWNPSIMQSMKLAKCPDFFGRSLDYDHDRVKVALGFDSISDEYKVLRFIRPDTISKTTAVPIVEIYSTGTDSWEVIKFPDKSPGALANLELGPFINGVLHMKYKRRLVSFDLHSEVFTVISFPSSKLIKSHILDFESSVAVIFQSKKKRSRIRLWTLEKVGGEFFWIKKFNIVYRNINWVYSYLGDGLFYGINGIVKKLYDYRNCKIKSFPRLANAPKAVFKYTETLLP, encoded by the exons ATGGCAAGATCGAAGCAATTGAAGCGATTGAAGCGATCTTTGCCTACAGATATTGTTATTGAAGTTTTCTATTTGCTTCCTGTAATGTCACTGCTCAGGTGCAAGTCTGTTTGCAAGTATTGGCTATCCATTATCGAAGACCCCGAATTTATTAAAATTCAGATGGCCAAGAAGAAATCCTCATTATTTATGATTTCCAATAACGAACTTTTTAAGAGCCCGCCTCAATTTCCCTGTAAAGACTTTCAATATTATCTACGTGTGCCAGTCCACTTGAGGGTTGTTGACGAAACTT TCAGAAATCATTCTTACCTATGGAACCCATCAATCATGCAGTCTATGAAACTTGCTAAATGTCCCGATTTTTTTGGAAGGAGTTTGGATTATGATCACGATCGAGTCAAAGTAGCCCTTGGTTTTGATTCTATCTCTGATGAATACAAGGTTCTTAGGTTCATACGTCCGGACACAATTTCTAAAACTACAGCTGTACCCATTGTGGAGATATATTCCACAGGTACTGACTCTTGGGAAGTGATTAAGTTTCCTGATAAATCCCCAGGAGCACTCGCAAATTTAGAACTTGGTCCTTTCATAAATGGAGTATTGCATATGAAATATAAGCGACGGTTGGTATCATTCGATTTGCACAGCGAGGTGTTTACTGTAATCTCATTCCCCAGTTCTAAGTTAATAAAGTCTcatattttggattttgaaagttCTGTTGCTGTCATCTTTCAATCCAAAAAAAAAAGATCACGGATTAGGCTATGGACACTAGAGAAAGTTGGTGGTGAATTCTTTTGGATCAAGAAGTTTAATATTGTTTACAGAAACATAAATTGGGTATATTCGTATTTGGGTGATGGACTGTTTTACGGGATAAATGGAATAGTTAAAAAATTGTATGATTATAGAAATTGTAAAATTAAGTCTTTTCCCCGCCTAGCTAATGCGCCAAAAGCAGTCTTTAAGTATACAGAGACCTTGCTTCCATAA
- the LOC141701119 gene encoding uncharacterized protein LOC141701119, translated as MAEITGPKRTSILVRLFSFILLIFFAKFAFILTFNSGDYVTSSGDYVISPAEKAQVLDFYSSVFQNLIAERFMDTNSKSLCLEPRSSEEIIALRDLGVENAIGVSRKRSLPLIVQGTAVEQPFDDDSFDFVFSGLFVLERSNEPVRFAVEVSRTLKPGGFFVVHTRAIDSYSLNSLLELFNCCILIDSREINGLDFSRIREVVMMKEYEKLGHGENDGNESKCYVPHYKRELIRNLEPLITEEPSRPWITLKRNVGNIRHVSSVVDISFKNRYVYVDVGARNYGSSIGGWFSKRYPKQGKAFDIYAIEGNKEFYKEYMSKKRVTLLPYAAWVRNESLFFEINRKAIRKTVEKGRGLGNDQAVQSTWNFVKDLDGIKGFDFANWLKTTVSRRDFVVVKMDVEGAEFHLIPKLVKTGAICLIDEMFLECHYNRWQRCCPGLRSSKYRKTYAQCFNLFSSLRQKGIPVHQWW; from the coding sequence ATGGCGGAGATCACCGGACCGAAACGCACTTCTATTCTGGTGCGCCTCTTCTCCTTCATACTCCTCATCTTCTTCGCTAAGTTCGCTTTCATCCTCACCTTCAATTCCGGCGATTACGTCACTTCCTCCGGCGATTACGTCATCTCCCCCGCCGAGAAAGCTCAAGTACTCGACTTTTACTCATCGGTGTTCCAGAATTTGATCGCCGAGCGGTTTATGGATACGAACTCGAAATCTCTCTGTCTCGAGCCTCGCAGTAGCGAAGAGATCATCGCATTGCGAGATCTCGGTGTTGAAAACGCCATCGGTGTGTCGAGAAAGCGATCGTTACCGTTGATTGTGCAAGGAACGGCTGTCGAACAGCCGTTCGATGATGATAGTTTTGATTTTGTGTTTTCCGGTTTATTCGTTCTGGAGAGATCGAATGAACCGGTTAGGTTCGCGGTAGAAGTGTCGAGAACACTTAAACCGGGAGGATTCTTCGTTGTTCATACTAGGGCGATTGATTCGTATAGTTTGAATTCGTTACTCGAGTTGTTTAATTGTTGTATTCTGATTGATTCGAGAGAGATTAACGGTTTAGATTTTTCGAGAATTCGAGAAGTTGTTATGATGAAAGAGTATGAAAAATTAGGTCACGGTGAAAATGATGGTAATGAGAGTAAATGTTATGTTCCGCATTATAAACGAGAGTTGATTCGAAATTTGGAGCCGCTGATTACTGAAGAGCCGTCAAGGCCTTGGATTACGTTGAAAAGAAATGTTGGGAATATTAGGCATGTGTCGTCGGTGGTTGATATAAGCTTTAAAAATCGGTATGTGTATGTCGATGTTGGCGCGAGGAATTATGGTTCGAGTATTGGAGGTTGGTTTAGTAAGCGTTATCCGAAACAGGGTAAAGCTTTCGACATTTATGCAATTGAGGGGAATAAGGAGTTTTATAAGGAGTATATGTCGAAGAAAAGAGTTACACTATTGCCTTATGCTGCTTGGGTGAGGAACGAGTCGTTGTTTTTTGAAATTAATCGGAAGGCAATTAGGAAAACTGTCGAGAAAGGCAGAGGGTTGGGAAATGATCAAGCAGTCCAATCTACGTGgaactttgtgaaagatttggATGGAATTAAGGGGTTTGATTTTGCAAATTGGTTGAAGACAACGGTGTCTAGGAGAGACTTTGTTGTGGTGAAAATGGATGTGGAGGGGGCTGAGTTTCATTTGATTCCCAAGTTGGTCAAAACTGGAGCAATATGTTTGATTGATGAGATGTTTCTTGAATGTCATTACAATAGGTGGCAGAGATGTTGTCCGGGCTTGAGGAGTTCCAAGTATCGAAAGACATATGCTCAATGCTTCAACTTGTTTTCGTCTTTAAGACAGAAGGGAATTCCTGTGCATCAGTGGTGGTGA